The nucleotide sequence TGAACGGCGGCGCGGCGGCCGCCGCCCCTGCGGCGCGCAGCGGCGCCTCCTGGACGGCCCTTCTCCTGCTGCCCGTCCTCGGCTTCTGGACCGCAAGGCTCGCGAGCGGCGCCCAGACCAGCTGCTTTCTCGACCTCGTCAATCTGGCGTTCCACGAGGCCGGGCATCTCGTCCTGATTCCGTTCGGCTCCACCCTGCACTACCTCGGCGGCACTCTCGGCCAGCTCGCCGTCCCCGCCCTGCTCGCCGGATGCTTTCTCCTGCGGCCGCCGACGCGCCCCCTCGGCGCGGCCTTCTGCACCTGGTGGATCGGGGAAAACTGCATCAACATCTCCGTCTACATGCGCGACGCGCGCGACCTGGCGCTCCCGCTCGTCGGCGGCGGCGATCACGACTGGAACGAGCTGTTCTACCGCTTCGGCCTACTCGGGGAGGACAGCGTCCGCACGGTCGCCGATCTCACGCATCATCTCGGTGTCGTCGTCATGCTGATGGGGCTGGCCTGGATCGCCTGCTTCGCGCTCCCGGACCGCCCCAGGGACGGGCTGCGCGAGGCCCTCTCCCGGCATGCCCCCGCGCTTCTGTTCCTGATCGAGCCGTCCGAGAATTAGGGACCGTCCCTGGGCGGGCGGTCTCAGGCCGGGGTGGTATTCGAGCTGTCGCCGCTTTTGGGGGAGCGGTGGACGACGACGGGGGTGTTGTCCGCTTCCGCCTGCGCCTGCCAGTTGATCGCCCGGCACTCCGACAGGAGCTCGCAGCGGACGCACTCCTTCATCTTCTTGAGGCTGGCAATCACGGTGCCGAAGCAATCTTTGCTGATCCGGGTCATCGATGGATAATCTATTGACGGCCTGTGGGTTGTCAACCCTGATGCGCGTTGAAAATGCCCCGATCTGTGTTCTATACTCGTCAGCCCTGCCATGTCCCGATCGCTCGGTCCAACCCGGGCCGGCAGCCGGATGGAAGGCCCGGTGCTCGACCATGGGATCGACACTCCTGAAGATTGCCTGCCTGATCACGCTCACGTTATTGTTGTCGGGAGCCGGCCGGCGTGATGCTCCCAGGGACGAGATGCGCTTCGGCGCCGAGGCCGCGGAACGGGGTCTGTGGCGGGAGGCGGCCTTCCGCTGGGAGCGGGTCCTCAAGAACGATCCAGGCAACGCGCGCCTGCGCAACAACCTGGCGGTGGCCTACGAGAGCCTCGGGCAGTTCGAGCTCGCCCGCAAGGAGTACGAGGAGGCCCGCCGTCTCGATCCGGAACGCAAGGAGATCCGCATCAACTTCGAGGCGTTCCGGGCTCTCTGCAAGGCGATCAAGAACTGCCCGGGCGAAGACTCGGGGCCCTCGGCGTCCCCCACGCCCGCCGGGGCCGAGCCTTCCGAGTCCCCGAGTCCCGAACCGGCTCCTGGACCCGATTCACCCGCTGGCGGCGGTCCGGGCGGCCTGACGCCCGGCGGCGTCTAGGCGCGCGCCGATGCGTCTTGCCGGCCGCCTGATGCTCGGCGCGACCCTGGTCTCCGCCGCTGGCTCCTGGCCGGGCCCGGCCTCGGCCGGAGTGGTGCGGGTTACCATCAGCGCCCCGATGCCGGCCCGCATCGACATGGGCCGGATTCGTAAGATACTGGTGACGCGCTTCATCGTGGACCAGGAGCTTTCGGGGGTCGACCTCAACAAGGAGACGGTCTCGCTGGTCCGGCGCGCGATGCGCAAGAAGACCCGCCTCGAGGTCCTGGACGCCGAGCCGCCGCCGCTGCCGGAGCAGCCGCTCAAGGATCTCCTGGCGAACAGCGGGTTCTGGAGGCGGCTGGCGGAGACCCACGGGGCGGACATGCTGATCGCGGGGAAGGTGTCGTTCGAGTCGCAGGACCGGTCCGGCTTCGTGACCCAGGACGAGATCTCGCCGGTCACCGGGCAGCGGGTGCGCCGCTCCCGTTTCGTCGACCGCGAAGGATTTTCCCTGGGGCTGAACCTCTTCTTCATGGACGGGGTGACGGGGCGGCTGCTGTACGAGGACCA is from Candidatus Polarisedimenticolia bacterium and encodes:
- a CDS encoding tetratricopeptide repeat protein → MGSTLLKIACLITLTLLLSGAGRRDAPRDEMRFGAEAAERGLWREAAFRWERVLKNDPGNARLRNNLAVAYESLGQFELARKEYEEARRLDPERKEIRINFEAFRALCKAIKNCPGEDSGPSASPTPAGAEPSESPSPEPAPGPDSPAGGGPGGLTPGGV